In the genome of Methanobrevibacter sp. TMH8, one region contains:
- the ilvC gene encoding ketol-acid reductoisomerase yields the protein MKMYYDKDVDIKALANKTVAVIGYGSQGMGQSQNMSDSGIKVIVGLREGGASWQKAKDDGMDVRTIEDAAKEADIIHILLPDEIQGDVYEKSIAPYVEAGNTLSFSHGYNIHFKYIKAPENVNVTMIAPKGPGSMVRRTYLEGFGIPGLFAVEQDATGDAKDIAQAMCKACGLSRAGILETTFREETETDLFGEQAILCGGVTELIDAGFTTLVEAGYQPEIAYFETCHELKLIVDLIYEKGFGGMWHDVSNTAEFGGLSRRHRIINEDSKQEMKKILSEIQKGKFTKEWALESTAKMPMLNRMRDLEDEKKIEQVGSKLRKACGLEKKSKEKEDKVVVVNFNKSKKK from the coding sequence ATGAAAATGTATTATGACAAAGATGTTGACATTAAAGCTTTAGCTAATAAAACTGTAGCTGTTATAGGTTATGGTAGCCAAGGAATGGGTCAATCTCAAAATATGTCTGATAGTGGTATAAAAGTTATTGTTGGGCTACGTGAAGGAGGAGCATCTTGGCAAAAAGCTAAAGATGATGGAATGGATGTTAGAACTATTGAAGATGCAGCGAAAGAAGCTGACATAATCCATATTCTTTTGCCTGATGAAATCCAAGGAGATGTATATGAAAAATCAATAGCTCCTTATGTAGAAGCAGGTAATACTTTATCTTTTTCTCATGGATATAATATTCACTTTAAATACATAAAAGCTCCAGAAAATGTAAATGTTACAATGATAGCTCCTAAAGGACCAGGTTCTATGGTTAGAAGAACTTATCTTGAAGGATTTGGAATTCCTGGACTTTTTGCTGTTGAACAAGATGCAACTGGTGATGCAAAAGATATAGCTCAAGCTATGTGTAAAGCTTGTGGATTATCTAGAGCAGGAATTCTTGAAACTACTTTCAGAGAAGAAACTGAAACCGATCTCTTTGGTGAACAAGCTATTCTCTGTGGAGGAGTCACTGAACTTATCGATGCAGGTTTTACAACCCTTGTTGAAGCAGGTTATCAACCAGAAATTGCTTACTTTGAAACTTGTCATGAATTAAAACTCATAGTCGACCTTATTTATGAAAAAGGATTCGGTGGAATGTGGCACGATGTAAGTAACACAGCTGAATTCGGTGGATTAAGTAGAAGACATAGAATTATCAATGAAGATTCAAAACAAGAAATGAAAAAGATTTTATCTGAAATTCAAAAAGGTAAATTCACTAAAGAATGGGCACTTGAATCTACAGCTAAAATGCCAATGCTCAATAGAATGAGAGACCTCGAAGACGAAAAGAAAATCGAACAAGTTGGTTCAAAGCTCAGAAAAGCTTGTGGATTAGAAAAAAAGTCTAAAGAAAAAGAAGATAAAGTTGTAGTTGTAAATTTTAATAAATCTAAAAAGAAATAA